Proteins encoded within one genomic window of Deltaproteobacteria bacterium:
- the lptB gene encoding LPS export ABC transporter ATP-binding protein: MPPILIAENLSKSYRRRRVVRDVSFDVSKGEIVGLLGPNGAGKTTSFNIVAGLLPPDAGNVRLDQNELGHLPLYQRARLGLGYLPQEPTVFRGLSVRDNFIAILQSQGLNRTNCQSRSQEIIESFNLTTVANNLGSQLSGGERRRVEMARTLIPSPKVVLLDEPFAGVDPIAVAEIRGFIMTMRERGIGVLLTDHNVRETLRICDRAYIISEGAILLAGTPIQIVADPEARRTYLGQDFKL, encoded by the coding sequence ATGCCACCTATTTTGATTGCTGAAAACTTATCAAAATCGTATCGACGTCGTCGCGTAGTGCGTGATGTTTCATTTGATGTGTCAAAAGGAGAAATAGTTGGTTTACTTGGCCCAAATGGGGCCGGTAAAACCACCTCTTTTAATATTGTAGCTGGCCTATTGCCTCCTGATGCTGGTAATGTCCGACTAGATCAAAATGAACTGGGCCATCTGCCTCTTTATCAGCGTGCTCGTTTAGGACTTGGCTATCTTCCGCAAGAACCGACGGTTTTTCGCGGACTTAGTGTACGTGATAACTTTATTGCTATTTTACAATCCCAGGGTCTCAATCGTACAAACTGCCAAAGTAGATCCCAAGAAATCATCGAAAGTTTTAATTTAACGACGGTCGCTAATAATCTTGGCTCACAATTATCAGGAGGTGAGCGCCGACGAGTTGAAATGGCGCGCACTTTAATCCCTTCTCCCAAAGTGGTTTTGCTTGACGAACCTTTTGCTGGAGTTGACCCTATTGCGGTGGCTGAAATTCGTGGCTTTATTATGACTATGCGAGAGCGTGGTATAGGTGTATTACTAACCGATCACAATGTTAGAGAAACTCTACGTATATGTGATCGTGCATATATTATTTCTGAAGGAGCAATTTTATTAGCTGGAACTCCCATTCAAATTGTAGCTGACCCAGAGGCTAGACGTACTTATCTGGGACAAGATTTTAAGCTTTAA